Proteins encoded together in one Pelagicoccus enzymogenes window:
- the trpD gene encoding anthranilate phosphoribosyltransferase produces the protein MDLNELTSLVEEGNNLSLEQAADSADSLASAGVDRGEKAAFLTALSRKGEVADEVAGIARRFRELARDPGLQQWQDAAVDVCGTGGDKIGSFNISTTVVFGLAAAGVPVLKHGNKSITSKCGSANLLEALGVNLMADDATLAKSMEELGFCFMFAPAFHPAFKEIMPVRQELASKGQRTVFNILGPLINPARPAHQLLGVYASSVVEMLAGTLGSLGLKSGIVAHTELADGRGMDELSVVGRNRVRGFGALSSLDETWTAERFGMASTDVAELLGGELEDNLRILDELLAGKAPKGLEDTVCFNIAAALLIVGKCDSIEAGLAIARDVLLGGALKSKLADTKDFYASL, from the coding sequence ATGGATTTGAACGAGCTCACCTCACTCGTGGAAGAGGGAAATAACCTCTCGCTGGAACAGGCGGCGGACTCAGCCGATTCGCTCGCATCGGCCGGTGTCGATCGCGGCGAAAAGGCGGCCTTTCTCACTGCGCTCTCCCGGAAAGGCGAGGTGGCAGACGAGGTTGCCGGTATTGCTAGACGCTTTCGCGAGCTGGCCCGTGACCCGGGCCTGCAGCAATGGCAGGATGCGGCGGTCGACGTCTGCGGCACGGGAGGAGACAAGATTGGAAGCTTCAACATCAGTACCACGGTGGTCTTTGGCCTTGCAGCCGCGGGCGTGCCGGTTCTGAAGCACGGAAACAAGTCGATCACTTCCAAGTGCGGCAGCGCCAATTTGTTGGAGGCCCTTGGCGTGAATCTGATGGCGGACGACGCTACTTTGGCCAAGTCCATGGAGGAGTTGGGCTTTTGCTTCATGTTCGCTCCCGCTTTCCATCCTGCCTTCAAGGAGATCATGCCAGTTCGCCAAGAGCTTGCATCGAAGGGGCAACGCACCGTTTTCAACATTTTGGGACCACTCATTAATCCGGCACGGCCGGCTCACCAGTTGCTTGGGGTCTATGCTTCCTCGGTAGTCGAAATGCTGGCTGGGACGCTCGGTTCCCTGGGGCTGAAGTCAGGTATCGTGGCCCATACCGAGCTCGCTGACGGACGAGGCATGGATGAGCTTAGCGTAGTGGGTCGAAACCGAGTTCGCGGATTTGGAGCCCTATCGAGCTTGGACGAAACTTGGACGGCCGAGCGATTTGGAATGGCTTCGACGGACGTGGCCGAATTGTTAGGTGGAGAATTGGAGGACAACTTGAGGATCCTCGACGAGCTGCTCGCGGGTAAGGCCCCCAAGGGCTTGGAGGATACGGTCTGCTTCAATATTGCTGCAGCTCTTTTGATCGTGGGCAAATGTGACTCGATCGAGGCGGGGCTCGCCATTGCCCGAGACGTGCTCCTGGGGGGCGCCCTCAAATCCAAGCTGGCGGACACGAAAGACTTTTACGCCTCTCTATGA
- the rpmF gene encoding 50S ribosomal protein L32, with product MANPKRKQSKRRSRLRRGANRFEAPELAKDPIDGSAFRPHRVNPNNGMYRGRQVLDASI from the coding sequence ATGGCTAATCCAAAACGCAAGCAATCCAAGCGCCGCAGCCGCCTCCGCAGAGGTGCTAACCGTTTCGAGGCTCCCGAGCTCGCGAAGGACCCGATCGATGGTTCCGCATTCCGCCCACACCGCGTAAATCCGAATAACGGAATGTACCGCGGTCGCCAAGTTTTGGACGCTTCCATCTAG
- the plsX gene encoding phosphate acyltransferase PlsX: MLEQKSSCIAIDAMGSDKGPAEMVAATKLAVEKVTDLRPIILVGDEAVLKPLLEKEGLSSHPHVSIFHASEVITMDDKPLVALKKKKDASMLRAIELVKDGKASCVLSCGNTGSLMAAGTIKLRTLDGVDRPALATVMPRKRGHFVLIDAGANPTAKAEHLVHNAVLGSDYCRLVLGVKNPKVGLMTIGTEEGKGTDLVNQAHTLLKKVDGQQIHYAGLIEGFQTFEEGVDVVVCDGFTGNILLKACESLFMLLKGFVTEEIQANLMRKMGYLLSKGAFDAIKSQLNPERYGGAPLLGLKGNVLKAHGSSNREAVMNAIRIANEIVSNDLNRHILEDIEKANNIIYNVD; encoded by the coding sequence ATGCTCGAACAGAAGAGCTCTTGCATCGCCATCGACGCAATGGGCTCGGACAAAGGTCCAGCTGAAATGGTCGCCGCCACAAAACTGGCGGTCGAGAAGGTAACTGACCTGAGGCCAATCATACTCGTTGGCGACGAAGCCGTCCTAAAGCCCTTGCTTGAAAAAGAAGGGCTTTCTTCGCATCCGCACGTCTCGATCTTCCACGCGTCCGAGGTCATCACCATGGACGACAAGCCTTTGGTCGCCCTGAAGAAAAAAAAGGACGCCTCCATGCTACGAGCCATCGAGCTCGTGAAGGACGGAAAAGCCAGCTGCGTACTAAGCTGCGGAAACACTGGCAGCCTCATGGCCGCCGGCACCATCAAGCTCCGCACCCTCGACGGAGTCGACCGTCCCGCGCTCGCCACCGTCATGCCGCGCAAACGGGGACACTTCGTCCTGATTGACGCCGGGGCCAACCCGACCGCAAAGGCAGAGCACCTGGTTCACAATGCGGTCCTAGGTAGCGACTACTGCCGTCTCGTGCTCGGAGTGAAGAATCCCAAGGTCGGACTCATGACCATCGGCACCGAGGAAGGCAAAGGCACGGACCTCGTCAACCAAGCCCACACCCTATTGAAGAAAGTCGACGGCCAGCAAATACACTATGCCGGCCTGATCGAAGGATTCCAGACCTTCGAGGAAGGCGTAGACGTGGTCGTCTGCGACGGCTTTACCGGCAATATCCTCCTCAAGGCCTGCGAATCCCTTTTCATGCTGCTCAAAGGCTTCGTAACGGAAGAGATCCAAGCCAATCTGATGCGAAAAATGGGCTATCTCCTGTCTAAAGGAGCCTTCGACGCCATCAAGAGCCAGCTGAACCCGGAACGCTACGGAGGCGCTCCGCTGCTTGGCTTGAAGGGAAACGTCCTCAAGGCCCACGGATCGAGCAACCGGGAGGCTGTCATGAACGCAATCCGCATCGCAAACGAGATCGTCAGCAACGACCTCAATCGCCACATCCTCGAAGACATCGAGAAGGCGAACAACATCATCTACAACGTCGACTGA
- a CDS encoding beta-ketoacyl-ACP synthase III — protein MSPAPRSVKIKGTGSYTPQKALTNNDLSKIVDTSDEWIFTRTGIKERRIAGESETSSSMGAEASKRALEASGLSPEEIDVIVVGTMTPDMPFPSTACLVQEKLGIKNAVCFDVEAACSGFLYILEIATGLLATGRYRNALVIGSEKLSSILDWEDRTTCVLFGDGAGAAVIGFAEQGDDSKIIDFRLGADGSKADMLHQPGGGCAIPPSPASLDGRQHFLKMRGKEVFKQAVRVMGQAAVEILEQNGIESDQLACVIPHQANMRIIESISSRLNIPIERFFLNLDKYGNTSAASIPIALDEAARAGRIKNGDTILLIAFGAGLTWGSALVRW, from the coding sequence ATGAGTCCTGCGCCTAGATCCGTAAAAATAAAAGGAACCGGTTCCTACACACCGCAAAAAGCGCTTACCAACAACGACCTGTCCAAGATCGTAGACACCTCTGACGAGTGGATCTTTACCCGTACCGGCATCAAGGAACGACGCATCGCCGGCGAAAGCGAAACCTCCTCCAGCATGGGAGCAGAGGCGAGCAAACGGGCACTCGAAGCCTCAGGCCTCTCCCCTGAGGAAATCGACGTAATCGTAGTCGGGACCATGACCCCCGACATGCCCTTTCCTTCGACCGCTTGTCTGGTCCAAGAAAAGCTGGGAATCAAGAATGCCGTCTGCTTCGACGTGGAAGCAGCCTGTTCCGGCTTCCTCTATATCCTTGAAATCGCAACCGGCCTGCTGGCAACCGGACGCTACCGCAACGCTCTGGTGATCGGTTCCGAAAAGCTCTCCAGCATCCTAGACTGGGAAGACCGAACCACCTGCGTTCTCTTCGGAGACGGGGCCGGAGCAGCCGTCATCGGTTTCGCCGAGCAAGGCGACGACTCCAAAATTATCGACTTCCGGCTGGGCGCCGACGGAAGCAAGGCCGACATGCTGCACCAACCTGGCGGAGGCTGCGCCATCCCGCCATCCCCCGCCTCTCTCGACGGCAGGCAACACTTCCTGAAAATGCGAGGAAAAGAGGTTTTCAAGCAAGCAGTCCGCGTCATGGGACAAGCCGCAGTGGAAATCCTTGAACAAAACGGGATAGAATCTGACCAACTCGCATGCGTTATTCCACATCAAGCGAATATGCGCATCATCGAATCGATCTCTTCGCGACTTAACATTCCAATTGAACGCTTTTTCTTAAATCTAGACAAATACGGAAACACCTCCGCCGCCTCCATACCCATCGCCTTGGACGAAGCCGCCCGAGCCGGGAGGATAAAAAACGGCGACACCATATTGCTCATCGCCTTCGGGGCCGGCCTCACATGGGGCTCCGCACTCGTTCGCTGGTGA
- a CDS encoding tetratricopeptide repeat protein, translating into MNTALPCRASHSRAGLFATILLFALTFLNNTWAESKISWSPETGYVSEEVDLSGLLPEEQQKILNWMNRAREAEEKKNYGKAVRLYKRVSKKYPKNQYSPEAYYRTALIQLERNKIDKAFEAFNTIAWVYPNYGSFNETLGEMYKIAVARLETYRDKIFWVIPGFKNTDRAIQYFERIVAIAPYSDYAPLSLMNVAKAWSDKNSDAMTIFALDRLVTNYPNSFLTSDAYLKLAQTHYGLIKGPEYDQRATEDAITFFEDFLIQYPENQNVDQAEKGLAGAKNILSLSKLKMGDFYYFKRSKYDAAKILYNEAITIAPLSQTAQTAKTRLEKIDAIVAKNEETVEEAAPSNEEIQEQARKRAKRRILGIF; encoded by the coding sequence ATGAACACCGCACTCCCATGCCGCGCTTCCCATTCCCGAGCCGGCCTCTTCGCCACGATCCTTCTATTCGCACTCACCTTCCTGAACAACACCTGGGCGGAATCGAAGATTTCCTGGTCTCCAGAAACAGGCTACGTGTCGGAAGAAGTGGACCTCTCCGGACTCTTGCCAGAAGAGCAGCAGAAGATCCTCAACTGGATGAACCGAGCCCGCGAAGCAGAGGAAAAGAAAAACTACGGGAAAGCAGTCAGACTCTATAAGCGGGTTTCCAAAAAGTACCCGAAGAACCAATACTCCCCAGAGGCCTACTATCGGACCGCCCTCATCCAGCTCGAACGCAACAAGATAGATAAAGCCTTCGAAGCCTTCAACACCATCGCTTGGGTCTATCCCAACTACGGCAGCTTCAACGAAACCCTCGGGGAGATGTACAAGATCGCCGTTGCTCGCCTGGAAACCTACCGCGACAAGATCTTCTGGGTCATTCCCGGATTCAAGAACACCGACCGCGCGATCCAATACTTCGAACGAATCGTAGCAATCGCCCCGTACAGCGATTATGCGCCCCTTTCGCTAATGAACGTCGCGAAAGCTTGGTCCGACAAGAATAGCGACGCCATGACCATCTTTGCCCTCGATCGACTGGTCACCAACTACCCGAACAGCTTCCTCACCTCCGACGCCTACCTCAAGCTGGCCCAAACCCATTACGGGCTGATAAAAGGACCGGAGTACGACCAACGCGCCACGGAAGACGCCATCACCTTCTTCGAGGACTTCCTGATCCAGTACCCGGAAAACCAGAACGTCGACCAAGCGGAAAAAGGCCTCGCCGGCGCCAAAAACATCCTTTCGCTCTCCAAGCTTAAGATGGGCGACTTCTATTATTTCAAGCGCTCGAAGTACGACGCGGCAAAGATTCTCTACAACGAAGCCATCACCATAGCGCCCCTCTCCCAAACCGCCCAAACCGCCAAGACACGACTCGAAAAGATCGACGCAATCGTAGCCAAGAACGAGGAAACCGTAGAAGAGGCCGCTCCTTCCAACGAGGAAATCCAAGAACAAGCCCGCAAGCGAGCCAAACGCCGCATTCTCGGCATCTTCTAG
- the lptE gene encoding LPS assembly lipoprotein LptE, protein MRSIVLIGAIATLFLGGCSAYQMGTSNALPYKSIVVAPPTNLSTLPQLEGPLNAALRHAVQSSVELSLATSSPSDATLEVSVLEIRRDIAAVSASDVGRGRKFELTANLELSLKKGDGSNQYFFQARPLTIRQDIYTDSGLVDAEYQAVPEISRQIAARVAESLVDVW, encoded by the coding sequence ATGCGATCAATAGTACTGATTGGAGCCATCGCTACCCTCTTTCTCGGCGGATGCTCCGCCTATCAGATGGGCACCTCCAACGCGCTTCCCTACAAAAGTATCGTTGTCGCGCCCCCAACCAACCTTTCCACCCTGCCCCAGCTCGAAGGCCCCCTCAATGCCGCCCTTCGCCACGCGGTGCAAAGCAGCGTGGAGCTCTCTCTCGCGACCAGCAGTCCGTCCGACGCCACCTTGGAAGTATCCGTTCTTGAAATACGCCGCGATATCGCCGCAGTAAGCGCCTCAGACGTCGGCCGAGGCCGAAAGTTCGAGCTCACAGCCAACCTGGAGCTCAGCCTTAAAAAAGGCGATGGCTCCAACCAATACTTCTTCCAGGCCCGCCCGCTCACCATAAGGCAAGACATCTACACCGACAGCGGACTAGTGGACGCCGAGTACCAAGCGGTGCCGGAGATCAGCCGCCAGATCGCCGCCCGCGTCGCCGAGTCCCTGGTCGACGTTTGGTGA
- the rpe gene encoding ribulose-phosphate 3-epimerase has translation MGTPILAPSMLAADHTRLAEDIKGVEQAGCSWLHVDIMDGHFVPNLTFGPQTVADLRPKTKLFLDVHLMLDNPQDFVEPFIKAGADQVTVHVEPDYDVSACLSKIKELGAKCGVVFNPGTPVDAVEPYLDAVDIILAMTVQPGFGGQSFQASVLKKTAQLAAWRQEKGLDFRIEVDGGVNAENAPDCRKAGVDTFVAGTAFFKAADRDAFRLNIESLA, from the coding sequence ATGGGCACACCAATTCTAGCACCCTCTATGCTAGCGGCCGACCACACACGGCTCGCGGAAGACATCAAAGGCGTCGAGCAAGCCGGCTGCAGCTGGCTCCATGTCGACATTATGGATGGACACTTCGTGCCGAACCTAACCTTCGGCCCTCAAACCGTCGCCGACCTGCGACCTAAAACGAAGCTTTTCCTCGATGTTCACCTGATGCTCGACAATCCACAGGATTTCGTCGAGCCCTTCATCAAAGCTGGAGCCGATCAAGTCACGGTACACGTCGAGCCCGATTACGACGTGTCGGCTTGCTTGAGCAAGATCAAGGAGCTCGGAGCCAAGTGCGGCGTGGTGTTCAACCCCGGCACTCCCGTAGACGCTGTAGAACCCTACCTGGATGCCGTGGACATCATCTTGGCCATGACGGTTCAACCCGGCTTTGGAGGCCAATCCTTCCAAGCGAGCGTCCTGAAAAAGACAGCCCAGCTGGCCGCTTGGCGACAGGAAAAAGGCTTGGATTTTCGCATCGAAGTGGACGGTGGCGTTAACGCCGAAAACGCTCCCGACTGTCGTAAGGCTGGCGTGGATACCTTTGTAGCAGGAACCGCATTCTTCAAAGCCGCCGATCGCGACGCATTCCGGCTCAACATCGAAAGCCTCGCCTGA
- the hpt gene encoding hypoxanthine phosphoribosyltransferase, which translates to MRTIRPRYNESDLETVLLTSEDIQRRISELSSELSEHYQGEDVTIVSILSGALVFTADLIRSCNFPTRLDCLRAESYGNATTAQTPPRITNPLKTDIKNHHVLVVDDILDSGNTLKAIIAHLEKHSPASLKTCVLLDKPARHEKSFSADFCGFSIPDQFVVGYGLDFAERYRNLSCIGVLREELQNSDTHS; encoded by the coding sequence ATGCGAACCATCCGTCCACGATACAACGAGTCGGACCTCGAAACGGTTCTCCTCACTAGCGAAGACATCCAAAGACGCATCTCAGAGCTTAGCTCCGAACTCTCCGAGCACTACCAAGGAGAAGATGTAACCATTGTTTCAATACTCAGCGGGGCCCTCGTTTTCACCGCTGACCTCATTCGCTCCTGCAATTTCCCAACCCGCTTAGACTGCTTGCGAGCCGAATCTTACGGCAATGCGACAACAGCCCAAACCCCACCTCGCATTACCAATCCCTTGAAAACGGACATCAAGAACCACCATGTCTTGGTGGTTGACGACATCCTCGACTCCGGAAACACACTCAAGGCTATCATCGCTCACCTGGAAAAGCACTCCCCCGCTTCCCTCAAGACCTGCGTGCTGCTGGACAAGCCCGCACGGCACGAAAAATCCTTTTCGGCAGACTTCTGCGGCTTCAGCATCCCCGATCAATTCGTGGTCGGCTACGGACTCGATTTCGCAGAGCGATACCGCAACCTCTCCTGCATCGGCGTCCTGCGCGAAGAACTGCAAAACTCCGACACCCACAGTTGA
- a CDS encoding class I SAM-dependent methyltransferase, whose protein sequence is MILANKWEDYEILECGDGMKKERWGDVVLVRPDPQVIWPRATPDWGKYDALYHRSAKGGGKWDYHKSLPESWIIKYRDRRFKIRPTNFKHTGLFPEQAVNWDWFSKKIKSAKGPVKVLNLFGYTGGATVAAAAAGAEVCHVDAAKGMVAWCRENAALSNLGEAPIRYIVDDCVKFVEREIRRGTQYQGIIMDPPSYGRGSKGEVWQFERDLYGLLQKCTQIFDCNGLFFLVNAYTTGVSPTVVGNLLRESMSAFTGQVSSGEVGLPISNSLNTLPCGLYARWEA, encoded by the coding sequence ATGATTCTAGCAAACAAATGGGAGGATTACGAAATCCTCGAATGCGGCGACGGCATGAAAAAAGAACGTTGGGGCGACGTAGTCCTCGTGCGCCCCGACCCCCAGGTAATCTGGCCTCGCGCGACTCCCGACTGGGGTAAATACGACGCACTCTACCACCGCAGCGCCAAGGGTGGCGGCAAATGGGACTACCACAAAAGCCTCCCCGAAAGCTGGATCATAAAGTATCGGGATCGCCGCTTCAAAATTCGACCCACGAACTTCAAGCACACCGGCCTTTTTCCAGAGCAAGCCGTAAACTGGGATTGGTTCAGCAAGAAAATCAAGAGCGCCAAAGGCCCCGTAAAGGTGCTCAACCTCTTCGGCTACACCGGAGGAGCAACCGTTGCCGCCGCGGCGGCGGGAGCGGAAGTATGCCACGTGGACGCCGCTAAGGGAATGGTAGCTTGGTGCCGCGAAAACGCAGCATTAAGCAATCTCGGAGAGGCCCCCATTCGTTACATCGTGGACGACTGCGTGAAGTTCGTCGAACGCGAAATTCGACGCGGAACCCAGTACCAAGGCATAATCATGGATCCACCTTCTTACGGACGAGGCAGCAAGGGCGAGGTTTGGCAATTCGAGCGCGACCTCTACGGCCTGCTGCAGAAGTGCACCCAAATCTTCGACTGCAACGGGCTCTTCTTCCTCGTAAACGCCTATACCACCGGCGTATCTCCAACTGTAGTCGGAAACCTGTTACGCGAGTCCATGTCAGCCTTTACAGGACAAGTGAGCTCCGGGGAAGTCGGTCTTCCCATTTCCAACAGCCTCAATACCCTCCCTTGCGGACTCTACGCTCGCTGGGAAGCCTAA
- a CDS encoding polyphosphate kinase, producing the protein MPKYDFVKSKFFNFYRNIDYPTYKQEKEALQIELLKMQHWVVENKKRVAIVFEGRDAAGKGSSIKRFIEYMMPKDLRVVELGIPTPSESKYWFRRYEKHFPKPGEIVFFDRSWYNRAMIEPTMGYCKKSQYKYFMSKVLDWEEKHIDDGLILIKLYLSVSKETQLVRFQERITNPLKYWKYSKNDEKVREYWDVLTKYKEQMFERTSSVKSPWVVIGSNNKLEARLKAMLYVLTTIPHDDWKKFRPLSKKKTRTRYSKTIEGVQFKNLNYRQFKLLETLQALYDA; encoded by the coding sequence ATGCCAAAGTACGACTTCGTTAAGAGCAAGTTCTTCAATTTCTACCGGAACATAGACTACCCAACCTACAAGCAGGAAAAGGAAGCGCTGCAAATCGAGCTTCTGAAAATGCAACACTGGGTGGTGGAGAACAAGAAACGAGTCGCCATCGTATTCGAAGGTCGTGACGCAGCAGGCAAAGGCTCCTCCATCAAGCGCTTTATCGAGTACATGATGCCCAAGGACCTCCGCGTCGTCGAACTCGGAATCCCCACCCCAAGCGAATCCAAATACTGGTTCCGCCGCTACGAGAAACACTTTCCCAAGCCCGGCGAAATCGTCTTCTTCGACCGTTCCTGGTACAATCGGGCCATGATCGAGCCCACCATGGGCTACTGCAAAAAGAGCCAGTACAAGTACTTCATGAGCAAAGTGCTCGATTGGGAGGAAAAGCACATCGACGATGGGCTCATCCTCATCAAGCTCTACCTCTCCGTGAGTAAGGAAACCCAGCTCGTACGCTTTCAGGAGCGCATCACCAACCCGCTCAAATACTGGAAGTATTCGAAGAACGACGAAAAGGTTCGCGAGTACTGGGACGTTCTCACCAAATACAAGGAACAGATGTTCGAGCGCACGTCTTCCGTCAAGAGCCCATGGGTAGTAATCGGATCGAACAACAAGCTCGAAGCCCGCCTGAAGGCCATGCTCTACGTCCTCACGACCATACCGCACGACGACTGGAAGAAGTTCCGCCCACTTTCCAAAAAGAAAACAAGAACTCGCTACAGCAAAACGATCGAAGGCGTACAATTTAAGAACTTGAACTACCGGCAGTTCAAACTGCTGGAAACGCTACAAGCCCTCTACGATGCATAA
- a CDS encoding NUDIX domain-containing protein → MHKLRTVEAAGGLTIDKQDRILFIFKDGKWDLPKGLIDRGKSASKTALQETCEETGLDPEKLRVLGELIPTVHISKYAKVKSLKETRWFLIRYNGAERTFKPQRDEGIEHCEWIPSWDLDRPLANCPARIHYLVNFWLKIRKELEL, encoded by the coding sequence ATGCATAAACTTCGCACGGTCGAAGCCGCGGGCGGTCTCACAATCGACAAGCAAGACCGCATCCTCTTCATCTTCAAAGACGGTAAATGGGACCTCCCAAAAGGCCTCATCGACAGAGGCAAGTCCGCATCGAAGACCGCCTTGCAAGAAACCTGCGAGGAGACGGGGCTGGACCCCGAAAAGCTCCGCGTATTGGGCGAATTGATACCGACTGTGCATATTTCCAAGTACGCCAAGGTAAAGTCACTCAAGGAAACGCGCTGGTTCCTGATTCGATACAACGGAGCCGAGCGAACGTTCAAGCCCCAGAGAGACGAAGGAATCGAACACTGCGAATGGATACCTTCATGGGACCTGGATCGCCCTTTGGCGAACTGCCCGGCTCGTATCCACTATCTGGTTAACTTCTGGCTGAAAATCCGCAAGGAGCTAGAGCTTTAA
- the hpf gene encoding ribosome hibernation-promoting factor, HPF/YfiA family, with product MYTENNHDLIITGIHMDLTESIKQSVTDKVERLFRHEERIIRVKVELECVYGKGGSEHEFIAKGHIEINGPSMNVSVADPDCYKAVDLLVDKLDRMLRRRSRLQRVKRKDTHEVDIPASLPKV from the coding sequence ATGTACACTGAGAACAACCACGACCTAATCATCACCGGTATCCACATGGATCTGACTGAGTCAATCAAGCAGAGCGTAACGGATAAGGTGGAGCGACTCTTCAGGCATGAAGAGCGCATCATACGGGTCAAGGTTGAACTAGAATGCGTCTACGGTAAGGGCGGTAGCGAGCACGAGTTCATCGCGAAGGGGCACATCGAGATCAATGGCCCGTCGATGAACGTCTCTGTGGCCGACCCGGATTGCTACAAGGCAGTGGATCTCTTGGTCGACAAGCTCGACCGAATGCTTCGCCGCCGTTCACGTCTCCAACGCGTGAAACGCAAGGATACGCACGAAGTGGACATCCCGGCTAGCCTGCCGAAGGTCTAA
- a CDS encoding SDR family NAD(P)-dependent oxidoreductase: MGSKYDLAIVTGGSSGIGKSIIEDISKLEPAASLFNLSRRKPASFSNDSKRVHLECDLSDKGSRSRVLEELERKISASTQTGSILLVNNAGFGIYGGVESNSPCDHLELLEVNVCALVEITTRLLPLIKERGGAIMNIASTSAFQPTPYLASYGASKAFVLNWTLALNEELRGTRARAIAVCPGPTRTEFFKRAGFSTRVVPAGYSHHPEEVSRLALAALENCKSFTVTGTLNKLASIFSSLLPLSLRTRVSGKVIRRFRPNPHNQ; encoded by the coding sequence ATGGGCTCTAAATACGACCTAGCCATAGTAACTGGAGGTTCTTCTGGGATTGGAAAATCAATCATCGAGGATATTTCGAAGCTAGAACCGGCCGCCTCGCTTTTCAACCTTTCTCGGCGAAAACCGGCATCTTTTTCCAACGACTCAAAACGCGTACACCTTGAGTGCGACTTGTCCGACAAAGGCTCCCGCTCCCGGGTATTAGAAGAACTGGAAAGAAAGATAAGTGCATCTACGCAAACAGGTTCCATCTTGCTCGTGAACAATGCCGGCTTCGGGATCTACGGCGGCGTGGAAAGCAACTCTCCCTGCGATCACCTTGAGCTGCTGGAGGTCAATGTCTGCGCGCTCGTCGAAATCACGACCCGACTGCTGCCCCTAATCAAAGAGCGAGGTGGAGCCATCATGAACATCGCTTCAACCTCCGCCTTTCAACCAACCCCGTACCTCGCGAGCTACGGAGCAAGCAAGGCCTTCGTGCTCAATTGGACCTTGGCCCTCAACGAAGAGCTTAGAGGAACCCGAGCTCGGGCCATCGCCGTCTGTCCCGGCCCCACTAGAACCGAATTCTTCAAAAGGGCTGGCTTCTCTACACGAGTCGTGCCAGCCGGCTATTCCCACCACCCAGAGGAAGTTTCCCGCTTGGCCCTTGCGGCCCTCGAGAACTGCAAAAGCTTCACCGTTACCGGCACGCTCAACAAGCTCGCCTCCATTTTCTCAAGTCTCCTTCCACTCAGCCTACGCACCCGCGTCTCGGGCAAAGTAATTCGGCGCTTCCGCCCCAATCCACACAACCAATAA
- a CDS encoding RluA family pseudouridine synthase, with amino-acid sequence MPATDWGWLVTPEELEDWILQNDDHVVLVNKPALLVCHPSKQGPWSSLAGACREYLQSDRSHLVSRLDRETSGIVLFAKHRLKARHLQMALEQRKVAKTYIAILEGELEKETLVDAPLGPDTQSIVRAKNTVRHDGKRQDAQTLYTPLVSNGRYTLVKVDPITGRKHQIRAHALHIGHHIVGDKLYGPDEGLFLDFIEDGWTEKMAQVLPINRHALHAYRMVFDIETGPETYIAPLTQDLAAFCRENLGLSTEALEEILQRV; translated from the coding sequence ATGCCCGCAACTGACTGGGGCTGGCTCGTTACGCCAGAAGAACTCGAGGACTGGATCCTGCAAAACGACGACCACGTCGTCTTGGTCAACAAACCGGCCTTGCTCGTCTGCCACCCTTCGAAGCAAGGGCCTTGGTCCTCGCTGGCGGGAGCCTGCCGCGAGTACCTTCAATCCGATCGCTCTCACCTGGTTTCCCGTCTCGACCGCGAAACCAGCGGCATCGTGCTTTTCGCCAAGCACCGCCTCAAGGCTCGCCACCTTCAAATGGCCCTCGAGCAGCGCAAAGTCGCCAAGACCTACATCGCCATCTTGGAAGGCGAACTCGAGAAGGAAACGTTGGTCGACGCCCCGCTTGGCCCAGACACGCAGAGCATCGTGCGGGCCAAGAATACCGTTCGCCACGACGGCAAGCGGCAAGATGCCCAAACCCTGTACACACCCCTCGTTTCCAACGGACGCTACACGCTCGTCAAAGTCGACCCCATCACAGGCCGCAAGCACCAGATTCGCGCCCATGCCCTGCACATCGGACACCACATCGTCGGCGACAAACTCTACGGTCCGGACGAAGGTCTCTTTCTCGACTTCATCGAGGACGGATGGACCGAAAAGATGGCACAGGTGCTCCCCATCAACCGCCACGCCCTGCACGCCTACCGCATGGTATTCGATATCGAAACCGGTCCCGAGACTTACATCGCTCCTCTCACGCAAGACTTGGCCGCCTTTTGCCGCGAAAACCTCGGCCTTTCCACCGAGGCGCTAGAGGAAATCCTTCAACGAGTCTAA